The following are encoded together in the Trachemys scripta elegans isolate TJP31775 chromosome 7, CAS_Tse_1.0, whole genome shotgun sequence genome:
- the MARCHF8 gene encoding E3 ubiquitin-protein ligase MARCHF8 isoform X2, giving the protein MNMPLHQISVIPARDVTSSRISRSKTKEKEREEQNEKALGHSVSRSSNISKAGSPTSVSAPHSFSRTSVTPSNQDICSSSAVFSECCHHSPVQSAVVLKNPHCQNSLTQGVTVTVICQDTLQASKRNSHGQDWVHALESAKNAKATRALKFSKSLNDMDQKAQSTTEGSNYGERTCSEGKLTPTQEQCLRINRFNQKEKKLLNLRPFFSNSKHSYMPSLCTTYSSASGATENHHAVHIPLLDDKVDNETSSRSKKLLRYLFSFSHSSSASSLHKFHELESYPSHFQTAKSSSVLVESTGFCSDDMGDDDVFEDSASVRLKAKELRAPLCSVEKDSDLDCPSPLSEKFPPLSPVSTSGDACRICHCEGDEESPLITPCHCTGSLHFVHQACLQQWIKSSDTRCCELCKYEFIMETKLKPLRKWEKLQMTASERRKIMCSVTFHIIAITCVVWSLYVLIDRTAEEIKQGQTTGILEWPFWTKLVVVAIGFTGGLLFMYVQCKVYVQLWKRLKAYNRVIYVQNCPDTSKKSIFEKPALMEPNVENKEMLGVHHSDTNSSHYTEPEDCGAEILHV; this is encoded by the exons GCTGGCAGTCCAACCTCCGTTTCTGCTCCTCATAGCTTCTCTCGGACTTCTGTTACACCATCcaatcaggacatctgcag TTCCAGTGCAGTGTTTTCTGAATGTTGTCATCACAGTCCAGTGCAGTCTGCTGTTGTCTTGAAAAATCCTCACTGCCAGAATTCTCTGACACAAGGGGTCACAGTGACAGTAATCTGTCAGGACACGTTACAGGCATCAAAAAGAAACTCACATGGGCAGGATTGGGTCCATGCGCTCGAGTCTGCTAAAAATGCAAAAGCCACCCGTGCTCTTAAATTCTCCAAGTCCCTCAACGACATGGACCAGAAGGCACAGAGCACAACAGAGGGCTCTAACTATGGGGAGCGAACGTGCTCTGAAGGCAAACTGACCCCGACACAGGAGCAGTGTTTAAGGATTAACAGATTTAATCAGAAAGAGAAGAAATTGCTCAATCTCAGGCCTTTTTTTAGCAATTCTAAACACTCTTACATGCCGTCTCTTTGCACCACCTACTCGAGCGCTTCGGGAGCAACCGAGAACCACCACGCGGTGCATATACCTCTCCTGGATGACAAGGTGGACAATGAGACATCATCAAGAAGCAAAAAGCTGCTGCGCTACCTCTTCTCCTTCTCCCACAGCTCGAGTGCCAGCAGCCTGCATAAGTTCCATGAACTAGAGAGCTATCCAAGCCACTTCCAAACTGCAAAATCCTCCAGTGTGCTGGTGGAAAGCACAGGCTTCTGCTCTGATGACATGGGGGATGACGACGTATTTGAGGACAGTGCCTCCGTGAGGTTGAAAGCAAAAGAGCTGCGGGCACCACTCTGTTCAGTTGAGAAAGACAGTGACCTAGACTGCCCTTCTCCCCTGTCAGAAAAATTCCCCCCTCTTTCCCCTGTTTCCACGTCGGGGGATGCCTGCAG GATATGTCACTGTGAAGGAGACGAGGAGAGCCCCTTGATTACCCCCTGTCACTGCACAGGAAGTCTTCATTTTGTGCACCAAGCCTGCCTGCAACAGTGGATCAAGAGCTCAGACACCCGATGTTGTGAACTCTGCAAGTATGAGTTCATCATGGAGACCAAATTAAAACCTCTACGAAAG TGGGAGAAGTTGCAGATGACGGCCAGTGAGAGGAGGAAGATCATGTGCTCTGTAACATTCCATATCATTGCCATCACCTGCGTCGTGTGGTCTCTGTATGTCCTTATAGACAGGACTGCTGAAGAGATTAAACAGGGACAGACTACTG GGATTCTAGAATGGCCATTTTGGACTAAGCTGGTAGTTGTGGCTATTGGCTTCACTGGAGGACTCCTGTTCATGTATGTACAGTGCAAAGTATATGTACAGCTGTGGAAGAGACTTAAGGCTTATAACCGAGTAATATATGTACAGAACTGTCCGGATACTAGCAAAAAGAGTATCTTTGAAAAACCTGCATTAATGGAGCCAAATGTTGAAAATAAAGAAATGCTTGGGGTCCACCATTCGGATACAAACTCTTCACATTACACGGAGCCTGAAGACTGTGGTGCAGAAATCCTTCATGTCTGA